The sequence CTGTAGGTCTTTTAGAAAGAGGTCATTCATACAAAGATAAAGTTGCTAAAGGATTTACACCTAATACAGGACTTTTAACTTACCCTGTTCTTATGGCTGCCGATATACTTATGTATAATGCCGACATTGTTCCAGTGGGAAAAGATCAAAAACAACATCTAGAAATGACAAGAGATATTGCACTAAAATTTAATCAGCAATATGAAGTTGAACTTTTCAAACTTCCTGAGCCTCAAATTTTAGAAGATTTAGCTGTTATTCCTGGTACTGATGGACAAAAAATGAGTAAATCATATGGTAATACAATTAATATGTTTGCATCTAAAAAAGAGCTTAAAAAGCAAATTATGAGTATTGTTACTGATTCTACTCCTTTAGAAGAACCAAAGGATCCAAATAACAATATTGTTAAACTTTACGAACTTTTTGCAACTAAAGAACAAGTTGAAGAGATGAAAAATAAATTCGTTGCTGGAAACTATGGATATGGACATGCTAAAACTGAACTTTTAAATGCTGTTCTTGAATACTTTAAAGATGCTAGAGAAAAAAGAGAAGAATTAGTAAATAATATGGAATATGTGGAAGAAGTTCTTGCTAAAGGAGCTGCTAAAGCTAGAGAAATTGCTAAAGCACAAATAACAGCTGCAAAAAAAGCTGTTGGATTAATAGGAAATGCATATAATAAATAAAAAAAGACAGTGAAAACTGTCTTTTAATTTTTTTATGGCGCACCCGAGAGGAATCGAACCCCTAACCCCCTGATCCGTAGTCAGGTGCTCTATCCAATTGAGCCACGGATGCATATTTGTCTATAAAAAAAAGGTAGTCATTCTACCTTAAACTGCTTTTATAATGGCGGTGAAGGTGGGATTTGAACCCACGGTACGGGATTAACCGTACTCTCCCTTAGCAGGGGAGTGCATTAGGCCACTCTGCCACTTCACCATCCTTTATGGCGGAAGGTCAGAGACTCGAACTCTGAAGTCTTGCGACGCCGGTTTTCAAGACCGGTTCCTTACCAGTTAGGGTAACCTTCCGTACACAAAGATAGTATCATTTTTTTTATTAATTGTCAAACACTTTTTTTATTTTCAAAAAAAAAGCTGCCTTAAAAGCAGCTTTAATTAACTATTTTTCTTCAGTACCTGTTGTTTCAGTTACTTCTTCTTTATTTTCTTCCTCTTTTGGAATAGGATTTCCAAACATCCACTCAATTTGTCTTCTAACTCCAGTTAATTCTACAACTTGACCATCGAATTCTAATCTATCATTTTCAGGAATAGCTAAGAATCCATCCTCTATTGGAGCATCTTTTAATAAGTTATGCTGAATTTTTATAGCATTCTCAAACCCAAATGGTTTGAATTCTGTTTTTACACTTCTAATTAACTCATCATTTTTAGAAATCTCCTCCACTTGCTCTGGAGTGAATCTTCTTTGTGGTGGGTACTCTGCTATAAATAAAGTTTCTGTTTTTAAAAACTTTAATTCTTCTCCCTCTTTTTCAAATATATCTATTGTATATCTTCCTCTTGTTTTAACTAAAAATCTATCAATATCTACAATCTTTTTTCCAACACCTAAAGGGTCTACCATTGGTGTTAACTCCCCTCTTGATATTAAATCATCATCTGGTCCATTTAATCTAACTTCAAATACTGTTGGTTTTGTAATCTCCTCAAAAGTTAAAACAATTGATAATCTCATCATAGGATGAGGAAATATAGGTTGAATTATATTATCAAAAGAGCCAAATATATCTACAGCTCCTCCTACTTGTTGACTCATCTGAGCTGCATGTGCAACTATTATATTTTTTACCTTAGCCATCTTATCCCCCTTTTTGGTTGTTTTGTTCTAATTTACTATAGCATACCTGTTTTAATTTGTAAATTTTTATTTCAAGATTGTAAATATAAAAATAGTACCTTTTCCTTCTTTAGAAATAACATCTACTTTCCCTCCACATCTTTCAACCAATTCTTTTACAATGGAAAGTCCTAATCCAGTTCCAGCCTTATTACTTGTCCTTGCTTTATCTACTCTGTAAAATCTTTCAAATATTTTCTCTACATCTTCTGGTGAAATTCCTACTCCATTATCTTTCACACCTATTTTATACATACTTTTTGTTTCTATTATCGATATTTCTATTTCTGGTCTTAAGTCTCCTCTATATATAATAGCATTTTCAACTAAATTTTTTAAAATAGTCAAAACTTTTTCAAAATCAATTTTTAGTTCCCCATCTTTATTTAAAAGATTTAAACTATAAGTTATATTAGCTTCACTTGTTTTGATTCTTTCGTTTAATATTGCGTGTAGTTCTGTTTTTAATCTTGCCACTGGTACCTTT is a genomic window of Cetobacterium somerae ATCC BAA-474 containing:
- the trpS gene encoding tryptophan--tRNA ligase, which translates into the protein MKRSISGIQPSGILHLGNYFGAMKQFIENQDKYEGFYFIADYHSLTSLTDPKALRENSYNIVLDYLALGLDPEKSTIFLQSDVPEHTELMWLLSNITPVGLLERGHSYKDKVAKGFTPNTGLLTYPVLMAADILMYNADIVPVGKDQKQHLEMTRDIALKFNQQYEVELFKLPEPQILEDLAVIPGTDGQKMSKSYGNTINMFASKKELKKQIMSIVTDSTPLEEPKDPNNNIVKLYELFATKEQVEEMKNKFVAGNYGYGHAKTELLNAVLEYFKDAREKREELVNNMEYVEEVLAKGAAKAREIAKAQITAAKKAVGLIGNAYNK